A single genomic interval of Falco naumanni isolate bFalNau1 chromosome 11, bFalNau1.pat, whole genome shotgun sequence harbors:
- the ABCD3 gene encoding ATP-binding cassette sub-family D member 3 isoform X3, producing MVDRVFIARICRILKIMVPRTLCKETGYLLLIAVMLVVRTYCDIWMIQNGTVIESAIIGRSRKDFKKYLFNFIAAMPAISLVNNFLKYGLNELKLCFRVRLTRYLYEEYLKAFTYYKMGNLDNRIANPDQLLTQDVEKFCNSVVDLYSNLSKPFLDIVLYIFKLTSAIGAQGPASMMAYLIISGFFLTRLRRPIGKMTIIEQKYEGEYRYVNSRLITNSEEIAFYNGNLREKQTIHKTFRKLVEHLHNFILFRFSMGFIDTIIAKYLATVVGYLVVSRPFLNLADPRHQNSTHAELLEDYYQSGRMLLRMSQALGRIVLAGREMTRLAGFTARITELMQVLKDLNSGKYQRTMVSQDKDADKKQALPLIPGSGEIINTDNLIKFDHVPLVTPNGDVLIQDLNFEVRSGANVLICGPNGCGKSSLFRVLGELWPLFGGRLTKPVRGKLFYVPQRPYMTLGTLRDQVIYPDTLEDQRRKGISDQVLKEYLDNVQLGQILEREGGWDSVQDWMDVLSGGEKQRMAMARLFYHKPQFAILDECTSAVSVDVEGYIYSHCRKVGITLFTVSHRKSLWKHHDFYLHMDGRGNYEFKKITEDTVEFGS from the exons ATGGTGGACAGAGTGTTTATTGCAAGAATATGTCGAATCCTGAAAATAATGGTCCCTAGAACGCTTTGTAAAGAG ACAGGTTATTTGCTGCTTATTGCTGTGATGCTGGTAGTCCGCACGTATTGTGATATTTGGATGATTCAAAATGGAACAGTCATTGAAAG TGCTATCATCGGCCGCAGCAGAAAAGATTTCAAGAAATACTTGTTCAACTTCATTGCCGCAATGCCTGCT ATCTCTTTAGTGAATAACTTCCTGAAGTATGGTCTAAATGAATTGAAACTTTGCTTCCGAGTAAGACTTACCAGATACCTCTATGAGGAATATCTTAA agctTTTACGTACTACAAAATGGGAAATCTGGACAACAGAATAGCTAATCCAGATCAACTCCTTACCCAGGATGTGGAAAAATTCTGTAATAGTGTAGTAGACCTGTACTCAAACCTTAGCAAG cccttcttggATATAGTCTTGTATATCTTCAAGCTAACAAGTGCAATAGGAGCTCAG GGTCCAGCTAGCATGATGGCATACTTGATTATTTCAGGGTTTTTCCTTACACGTTTAAGGAGACCAATTGGCAAGATGACTATTATAGAACAAAAATATGAAGGGGAATACAGATACGTCAACTCACGGCTTATTACAAACAG tgaagaaattgctttttataATGGAAACTTGAGAGAAAAACAGACTATTCACAAAACGTTCCGTAAACTG GTGGAACACTTGCATAATTTTATCCTGTTCCGGTTCTCTATGGGTTTCATTGATACTATCATTGCCAAAT ATCTTGCCACTGTGGTTGGTTACCTGGTTGTTAGTCGTCCATTTTTGAACCTGGCTGATCCTCGTCATCAGAATAGTACTCATGCAGAACTTTTGGAG GATTACTACCAAAGTGGGAGAATGTTACTGAGAATGTCTCAAGCTTTGGGCAGAATAGTCCTAGCAGGCCGTGAAATGACAAGACTGGCTGG tttcacaGCCCGAATTACAGAATTAATGCAGGTCCTGAAGGACTTGAATAGTGGCAAATACCAGCGTACTATGGTATCACAAGACAAAG aTGCAGATAAAAAGCAAGCTCTGCCTTTGATACCTGGATCTGGAGAAATTATCAACACTGATAACCTTATCAA GTTCGATCACGTTCCGTTGGTGACACCTAATGGAGATGTTTTGATTCAAGACCTTAACTTTGAG GTTCGATCTGGTGCAAATGTACTAATTTGTGGGCCGAATGGGTGTGGGAAGAGCTCACTTTTTCGTGTTCTTGGTGAG ttgtgGCCTTTGTTTGGTGGGCGTTTAACAAAACCTGTAAGAGGAAAGTTGTTCTATGTTCCCCAG AGACCATATATGACTCTTGGAACGCTCAGAGATCAAGTTATCTATCCAGATACTTTAGAAGATCAGAGAAGGAAAGGTATTTCTGACCAG GTGCTGAAGGAATACTTGGATAATGTCCAGCTCGGGCAAATCTTGGAACGTGAAGGAGGCTGGGATAGTGTTCAGGATTGGATGGATGTACTCAGCgggggagaaaaacagagaatgGCA ATGGCAAGGTTATTTTATCATAAGCCCCAGTTTGCAATTCTGGATGAGTGCACCAGTGCTGTTAGTGTTGATGTAGAAGGCTACATTTACAGCCACTGCCGGAAG GTTGGCATCACTCTCTTCACTGTCTCCCACAGAAAATCACTCTGGAAACATCATGAT ttttacttgCATATGGATGGCAGAGGAAACTACGAGTTCAAGAAAATAACTGAAGACACAGTTGAATTTGGATCTTAA
- the ABCD3 gene encoding ATP-binding cassette sub-family D member 3 isoform X2 produces the protein MFPCEAKLARSLTECSLSRLGSSKRSGKQALQNNEQKEGKKERAMVDRVFIARICRILKIMVPRTLCKETGYLLLIAVMLVVRTYCDIWMIQNGTVIESAIIGRSRKDFKKYLFNFIAAMPAISLVNNFLKYGLNELKLCFRVRLTRYLYEEYLKAFTYYKMGNLDNRIANPDQLLTQDVEKFCNSVVDLYSNLSKPFLDIVLYIFKLTSAIGAQGPASMMAYLIISGFFLTRLRRPIGKMTIIEQKYEGEYRYVNSRLITNSEEIAFYNGNLREKQTIHKTFRKLVEHLHNFILFRFSMGFIDTIIAKYLATVVGYLVVSRPFLNLADPRHQNSTHAELLEDYYQSGRMLLRMSQALGRIVLAGREMTRLAGFTARITELMQVLKDLNSGKYQRTMVSQDKDADKKQALPLIPGSGEIINTDNLIKFDHVPLVTPNGDVLIQDLNFEVRSGANVLICGPNGCGKSSLFRVLGELWPLFGGRLTKPVRGKLFYVPQRPYMTLGTLRDQVIYPDTLEDQRRKGISDQVLKEYLDNVQLGQILEREGGWDSVQDWMDVLSGGEKQRMAMARLFYHKPQFAILDECTSAVSVDVEGYIYSHCRKVGITLFTVSHRKSLWKHHDFYLHMDGRGNYEFKKITEDTVEFGS, from the exons atGTTCCCCTGTGAGGCAAAGCTTGCCAGGAGCCTTACAGAATGCAGCCTATCAAGACTAGGCAGTAG taaaagaagtggaaaacaaGCACTGCAGAACAATGAG cagaaagagggaaagaaggagCGAGCAATGGTGGACAGAGTGTTTATTGCAAGAATATGTCGAATCCTGAAAATAATGGTCCCTAGAACGCTTTGTAAAGAG ACAGGTTATTTGCTGCTTATTGCTGTGATGCTGGTAGTCCGCACGTATTGTGATATTTGGATGATTCAAAATGGAACAGTCATTGAAAG TGCTATCATCGGCCGCAGCAGAAAAGATTTCAAGAAATACTTGTTCAACTTCATTGCCGCAATGCCTGCT ATCTCTTTAGTGAATAACTTCCTGAAGTATGGTCTAAATGAATTGAAACTTTGCTTCCGAGTAAGACTTACCAGATACCTCTATGAGGAATATCTTAA agctTTTACGTACTACAAAATGGGAAATCTGGACAACAGAATAGCTAATCCAGATCAACTCCTTACCCAGGATGTGGAAAAATTCTGTAATAGTGTAGTAGACCTGTACTCAAACCTTAGCAAG cccttcttggATATAGTCTTGTATATCTTCAAGCTAACAAGTGCAATAGGAGCTCAG GGTCCAGCTAGCATGATGGCATACTTGATTATTTCAGGGTTTTTCCTTACACGTTTAAGGAGACCAATTGGCAAGATGACTATTATAGAACAAAAATATGAAGGGGAATACAGATACGTCAACTCACGGCTTATTACAAACAG tgaagaaattgctttttataATGGAAACTTGAGAGAAAAACAGACTATTCACAAAACGTTCCGTAAACTG GTGGAACACTTGCATAATTTTATCCTGTTCCGGTTCTCTATGGGTTTCATTGATACTATCATTGCCAAAT ATCTTGCCACTGTGGTTGGTTACCTGGTTGTTAGTCGTCCATTTTTGAACCTGGCTGATCCTCGTCATCAGAATAGTACTCATGCAGAACTTTTGGAG GATTACTACCAAAGTGGGAGAATGTTACTGAGAATGTCTCAAGCTTTGGGCAGAATAGTCCTAGCAGGCCGTGAAATGACAAGACTGGCTGG tttcacaGCCCGAATTACAGAATTAATGCAGGTCCTGAAGGACTTGAATAGTGGCAAATACCAGCGTACTATGGTATCACAAGACAAAG aTGCAGATAAAAAGCAAGCTCTGCCTTTGATACCTGGATCTGGAGAAATTATCAACACTGATAACCTTATCAA GTTCGATCACGTTCCGTTGGTGACACCTAATGGAGATGTTTTGATTCAAGACCTTAACTTTGAG GTTCGATCTGGTGCAAATGTACTAATTTGTGGGCCGAATGGGTGTGGGAAGAGCTCACTTTTTCGTGTTCTTGGTGAG ttgtgGCCTTTGTTTGGTGGGCGTTTAACAAAACCTGTAAGAGGAAAGTTGTTCTATGTTCCCCAG AGACCATATATGACTCTTGGAACGCTCAGAGATCAAGTTATCTATCCAGATACTTTAGAAGATCAGAGAAGGAAAGGTATTTCTGACCAG GTGCTGAAGGAATACTTGGATAATGTCCAGCTCGGGCAAATCTTGGAACGTGAAGGAGGCTGGGATAGTGTTCAGGATTGGATGGATGTACTCAGCgggggagaaaaacagagaatgGCA ATGGCAAGGTTATTTTATCATAAGCCCCAGTTTGCAATTCTGGATGAGTGCACCAGTGCTGTTAGTGTTGATGTAGAAGGCTACATTTACAGCCACTGCCGGAAG GTTGGCATCACTCTCTTCACTGTCTCCCACAGAAAATCACTCTGGAAACATCATGAT ttttacttgCATATGGATGGCAGAGGAAACTACGAGTTCAAGAAAATAACTGAAGACACAGTTGAATTTGGATCTTAA
- the ABCD3 gene encoding ATP-binding cassette sub-family D member 3 isoform X1 codes for MAAYSKYLTVRHSAVAGAAAVCALLCLLNKRRAAAQHGKRSGKQALQNNEQKEGKKERAMVDRVFIARICRILKIMVPRTLCKETGYLLLIAVMLVVRTYCDIWMIQNGTVIESAIIGRSRKDFKKYLFNFIAAMPAISLVNNFLKYGLNELKLCFRVRLTRYLYEEYLKAFTYYKMGNLDNRIANPDQLLTQDVEKFCNSVVDLYSNLSKPFLDIVLYIFKLTSAIGAQGPASMMAYLIISGFFLTRLRRPIGKMTIIEQKYEGEYRYVNSRLITNSEEIAFYNGNLREKQTIHKTFRKLVEHLHNFILFRFSMGFIDTIIAKYLATVVGYLVVSRPFLNLADPRHQNSTHAELLEDYYQSGRMLLRMSQALGRIVLAGREMTRLAGFTARITELMQVLKDLNSGKYQRTMVSQDKDADKKQALPLIPGSGEIINTDNLIKFDHVPLVTPNGDVLIQDLNFEVRSGANVLICGPNGCGKSSLFRVLGELWPLFGGRLTKPVRGKLFYVPQRPYMTLGTLRDQVIYPDTLEDQRRKGISDQVLKEYLDNVQLGQILEREGGWDSVQDWMDVLSGGEKQRMAMARLFYHKPQFAILDECTSAVSVDVEGYIYSHCRKVGITLFTVSHRKSLWKHHDFYLHMDGRGNYEFKKITEDTVEFGS; via the exons TACCTCACCGTGCGCCACTCCGCCGTcgccggcgccgccgccgtCTGCGCGCTTCTCTGCCTGCTCAACAAGCGGcgggcagcagcccagcacgg taaaagaagtggaaaacaaGCACTGCAGAACAATGAG cagaaagagggaaagaaggagCGAGCAATGGTGGACAGAGTGTTTATTGCAAGAATATGTCGAATCCTGAAAATAATGGTCCCTAGAACGCTTTGTAAAGAG ACAGGTTATTTGCTGCTTATTGCTGTGATGCTGGTAGTCCGCACGTATTGTGATATTTGGATGATTCAAAATGGAACAGTCATTGAAAG TGCTATCATCGGCCGCAGCAGAAAAGATTTCAAGAAATACTTGTTCAACTTCATTGCCGCAATGCCTGCT ATCTCTTTAGTGAATAACTTCCTGAAGTATGGTCTAAATGAATTGAAACTTTGCTTCCGAGTAAGACTTACCAGATACCTCTATGAGGAATATCTTAA agctTTTACGTACTACAAAATGGGAAATCTGGACAACAGAATAGCTAATCCAGATCAACTCCTTACCCAGGATGTGGAAAAATTCTGTAATAGTGTAGTAGACCTGTACTCAAACCTTAGCAAG cccttcttggATATAGTCTTGTATATCTTCAAGCTAACAAGTGCAATAGGAGCTCAG GGTCCAGCTAGCATGATGGCATACTTGATTATTTCAGGGTTTTTCCTTACACGTTTAAGGAGACCAATTGGCAAGATGACTATTATAGAACAAAAATATGAAGGGGAATACAGATACGTCAACTCACGGCTTATTACAAACAG tgaagaaattgctttttataATGGAAACTTGAGAGAAAAACAGACTATTCACAAAACGTTCCGTAAACTG GTGGAACACTTGCATAATTTTATCCTGTTCCGGTTCTCTATGGGTTTCATTGATACTATCATTGCCAAAT ATCTTGCCACTGTGGTTGGTTACCTGGTTGTTAGTCGTCCATTTTTGAACCTGGCTGATCCTCGTCATCAGAATAGTACTCATGCAGAACTTTTGGAG GATTACTACCAAAGTGGGAGAATGTTACTGAGAATGTCTCAAGCTTTGGGCAGAATAGTCCTAGCAGGCCGTGAAATGACAAGACTGGCTGG tttcacaGCCCGAATTACAGAATTAATGCAGGTCCTGAAGGACTTGAATAGTGGCAAATACCAGCGTACTATGGTATCACAAGACAAAG aTGCAGATAAAAAGCAAGCTCTGCCTTTGATACCTGGATCTGGAGAAATTATCAACACTGATAACCTTATCAA GTTCGATCACGTTCCGTTGGTGACACCTAATGGAGATGTTTTGATTCAAGACCTTAACTTTGAG GTTCGATCTGGTGCAAATGTACTAATTTGTGGGCCGAATGGGTGTGGGAAGAGCTCACTTTTTCGTGTTCTTGGTGAG ttgtgGCCTTTGTTTGGTGGGCGTTTAACAAAACCTGTAAGAGGAAAGTTGTTCTATGTTCCCCAG AGACCATATATGACTCTTGGAACGCTCAGAGATCAAGTTATCTATCCAGATACTTTAGAAGATCAGAGAAGGAAAGGTATTTCTGACCAG GTGCTGAAGGAATACTTGGATAATGTCCAGCTCGGGCAAATCTTGGAACGTGAAGGAGGCTGGGATAGTGTTCAGGATTGGATGGATGTACTCAGCgggggagaaaaacagagaatgGCA ATGGCAAGGTTATTTTATCATAAGCCCCAGTTTGCAATTCTGGATGAGTGCACCAGTGCTGTTAGTGTTGATGTAGAAGGCTACATTTACAGCCACTGCCGGAAG GTTGGCATCACTCTCTTCACTGTCTCCCACAGAAAATCACTCTGGAAACATCATGAT ttttacttgCATATGGATGGCAGAGGAAACTACGAGTTCAAGAAAATAACTGAAGACACAGTTGAATTTGGATCTTAA